CGTCCACATCTCCGAGACTTCTTTGGCCGGGAGGCGGTAGCGGGGGATGTAGGCGCCATAGCCGGCAATGCCGACGGCGCGGGTGGGTTGGAGGAGGGTGGTCATTTTGCGGGGTGCGTGTTACGTGTTGCGTGTTGCGTGGTGCGTGGGGCGTGATGCGTGATGCGTGGTGCGTGGTGCGTGGTGCGTGGTGCGTGGCGCGTAGTGCGTGGTGCGTTTCTTCTTCGATTATCGGTCATAGCGCGATTTCGACGAAACAACCTGCTTCAGCAGGTTTTTCATGTCAGGCCGTGAATTCATTCACGGCCCTCATTCACGGCACTCTCATTCACAGCACGGAACACGGAACACGCAACACGGAACACCCCTCACGTCAACCTCGAACGCCTGGCATGCAAGGCCATGTGGCCGGCCTGGATGCCCTCGGCGGCCAGGGCGCGCAGGGCGGCCAGATTCTGGGCCAGGCCGGCGGCGGCCAGGATTTGGGAGAGGGTGCGGGCGTCGGGCTGGTCGAGGATCTTGAGGGCGAGGCGGGCGGTGGGGTGCAGCCGGGTCATGCCGCCCACGACGCCGACGGCCAGCGGCAACTCCAGCCGCCCGACCAGGTCTTCGCCCTCCTGCCGCCACTCGCTGAGCGAGCGATAGCGGCCATCACGGGCGGCATAGGCATGGCCGCCGGCCTCGATCGCCCGCCAATCCTGGCCGGTGGCCAGGGCGACGGCGTCGATGCCGTTGAAGATGCCCTTGTTGTGGGTGGCGGCGCGATAGGGGTCGGCCAGGGCGAAGGCGGTGGCGAGTTCGATGCCACGGGCCACCTCGCTACCCTCGAATTCGGGCGTGGCGAAGGCGGTGGCAGGGATGCGGCAGGAGGCCCAGGCCCGGCGCTGGTCGCTGAGATTGCTGAGGATGCGAAGCAGCGCCCGCCCGCCGCTCAGCGACTCGAGGGCGGGGGCCAGCGCCTCGGCGGCGGTGTTGATAGCGTTGGCGCCCATGGCGTCACGGGCGTCGAAGAGCAGGTGGACGATGAGCATCGGCCCGGCGGGGGTGTCGTCCAGGCGGCGAACCTGGAGGTCGCGCGGGCCGCCGCCCAGCCGCTGGATAGTAGGGTGGAG
The Caldilineales bacterium DNA segment above includes these coding regions:
- a CDS encoding hydroxymethylglutaryl-CoA reductase, degradative → MPSSRLQGFYQLPPRHRREQLALWAGLSEDDLAAMAGGLSLEAADTLVENTVGLYALPFAIAPNFIIDGRELLLPMVVEEPSVVAAMANAARLARAGGGFSTGSTQPVMIGQVQLLDVPDPDLAAERILRNKADLLAQIADLHPTIQRLGGGPRDLQVRRLDDTPAGPMLIVHLLFDARDAMGANAINTAAEALAPALESLSGGRALLRILSNLSDQRRAWASCRIPATAFATPEFEGSEVARGIELATAFALADPYRAATHNKGIFNGIDAVALATGQDWRAIEAGGHAYAARDGRYRSLSEWRQEGEDLVGRLELPLAVGVVGGMTRLHPTARLALKILDQPDARTLSQILAAAGLAQNLAALRALAAEGIQAGHMALHARRSRLT